In one window of Balaenoptera musculus isolate JJ_BM4_2016_0621 chromosome 10, mBalMus1.pri.v3, whole genome shotgun sequence DNA:
- the LOC118902242 gene encoding protein HP-20 homolog isoform X2, producing the protein MADIQILVNIILMETAVFQKEGCAGPPGPPGYPGPPGLRGIPGLPGLPGPPGPSVKCPCNRTSAFTEKLSDKLPSPLKPVTFKEVLYNAQRDLQEDTGVFTCRVPGNSHFLFDVELQHSTVIVRLMRNKSSVLEKHQVSTKESRSLSGMLTLPLSVDKKVWLEAEVETEEPEQATATVYFSGFLTWFWPLYIAKTNPL; encoded by the exons ATGGCTG ACATCCAGATATTGGTCAACATCATCCTAATGGAAACTGCTGTCTTTCAGAAAGAAGGATGTGCTGGACCTCCAGGGCCACCAGGATATCCAGGACCTCCAGGTTTGAGAG GGATACCAGGTTTACCAGGATTGCCAGGACCTCCAGGACCAAGTGTAAAATGCCCGTGCAACAGAACGTCCGCCTTCACTGAGAAGCTCAGTGACAAGCTGCCTTCACCTTTGAAGCCTGTTACCTTCAAAGAGGTCCTGTACAATGCCCAGAGAGACTTACAGGAGGACACTGGGGTCTTCACATGCAGGGTGCCAGGAAAttcccatttcctctttgatgtggAGCTCCAGCACAGCACGGTGATCGTTCGGCTGATGAGGAACAAAAGTTCTGTCTTAGAAAAGCATCAGGTCTCCACCAAAGAGTCCAGGAGTCTCTCTGGCATGTTGACCCTGCCACTGAGCGTAGACAAGAAGGTGTGGCTAGAAGCAGAAGTGGAAACCGAGGAGCCGGAGCAAGCCACAGCTACAGTCTATTTCTCTGGTTTCCTGACATGGTTCTGGCCTCTCTATATAGCGAAGACAAATCCCTTATGA
- the LOC118902242 gene encoding protein HP-20 homolog isoform X1 — protein MADLSLHSASRFFFFAKISSFIKRGISFQTLGCIFVTEFCIALCKPLHGGCSQHCVTRPLIDVPKFYGKCWFNSVPSNHPRICKLMCCHFPKEGCAGPPGPPGYPGPPGLRGIPGLPGLPGPPGPSVKCPCNRTSAFTEKLSDKLPSPLKPVTFKEVLYNAQRDLQEDTGVFTCRVPGNSHFLFDVELQHSTVIVRLMRNKSSVLEKHQVSTKESRSLSGMLTLPLSVDKKVWLEAEVETEEPEQATATVYFSGFLTWFWPLYIAKTNPL, from the exons ATGGCTG atttgtCTCTTCATTCAGCATCacgctttttcttttttgctaaaattTCCTCCTTCATTAAGAGAGGTATcagtttccaaacactaggaTGCATATTTGTAACTGAGTTCTGCATTGCGTTGTGCAAGCCTCTACACGGTGGTTGTTCTCAGCATTGTGTCACACGTCCGTTGATAGACGTTCCAAAGTTCTATGGGAAATGCTGGTTCAACTCCGTGCCTTCAAATCACCCAAGGATTTGCAAACTGATGTGTTGTCATTTTCCG AAAGAAGGATGTGCTGGACCTCCAGGGCCACCAGGATATCCAGGACCTCCAGGTTTGAGAG GGATACCAGGTTTACCAGGATTGCCAGGACCTCCAGGACCAAGTGTAAAATGCCCGTGCAACAGAACGTCCGCCTTCACTGAGAAGCTCAGTGACAAGCTGCCTTCACCTTTGAAGCCTGTTACCTTCAAAGAGGTCCTGTACAATGCCCAGAGAGACTTACAGGAGGACACTGGGGTCTTCACATGCAGGGTGCCAGGAAAttcccatttcctctttgatgtggAGCTCCAGCACAGCACGGTGATCGTTCGGCTGATGAGGAACAAAAGTTCTGTCTTAGAAAAGCATCAGGTCTCCACCAAAGAGTCCAGGAGTCTCTCTGGCATGTTGACCCTGCCACTGAGCGTAGACAAGAAGGTGTGGCTAGAAGCAGAAGTGGAAACCGAGGAGCCGGAGCAAGCCACAGCTACAGTCTATTTCTCTGGTTTCCTGACATGGTTCTGGCCTCTCTATATAGCGAAGACAAATCCCTTATGA